GCAAGAGGGCGCTTAAATTGTACAGCAGGGAGTAAAAAAGTGTCTCTCAAGTGTTCGTTCTCCCTGTACTTACGGGTTCTGAAGCGCCTTTCACTCCTTACTCGAGAGAAGCGTCGAGATAGTAGTTTGGTAGTAGCGTTGTAAAGTGTGGTGGTGTTACACGTTGCTAAAACAAGGACGTTGAAATCACGCTGTTGCGCACTAACAGGGTCACAAGCGTCTGAAATCTCTTCAGTTGTAGAGGCAATGTAGTGTCTTCAAACAGGGAAAAACGTGCCTGGAAAGAGCTGGGCTCGGGTATTTCGGCAGGTTTTCCAGTTTTTGCAGGTTGCTCTGACATGACTCTTCACATTTGCTTTtgcaaagcatttaaaatgtgtttatatcCGCAAAGAAAAAGATGATGCAAATGAGGACAACCAAAGGAATGAAAACGAAGCGTTTTACCTTGGTGTGTTATGAGACAAGTACCTGAAAAAAGAAACTCTGCCTGGCTTCGCTGTGTGCCTGGGCAGTCTGGAAGTGGTCTGGTTTAGTGTGTAAATCTGAACGACTCAGTGCCTTTGGTGAGGTGGCGTAACTTTGTGTGTGTCCTTTATTATTTACTATGATAGAGTTTTATTCTTCTTCAGTTTTCACTCTCAGTGGGTTACTGTCTGTCAGacaaagattaaaaacaaatctgTGGAGTATCAGCAAGTTGAGTTGAAGTGGAAGGATGCTCTGTTCCGCTCGTGTGGGTTTTAGTAGTTCCCGTTAGAGACTTACAAATACCGATCCAAATTAAAATACTGGATTTGGCCTAGAAACTCCTGACAATTGTCACGTCTCGTGTAACTTCTGGGAAAAATAGATCAAAACGGTTGGAGACAGTTTTCTGTTCTACCTCAAGACGTCGAAGTGGTGGCAGAGAACTATAAACCCACGCTTCTTATTCtttgagtaacagctctccactGACAATATGACATGCAGCAGCTGATAAAATTCTACTCTTACTGTAATTGGACTAGTAGATTCTGATTTTGTGATagagtatacatatatatatgtatatacacacacatgcgtcaGGTTTTTGCATATAGCCTACTGATTTGGTTACCTGTTTTTGTTTTGAGGCTTGTTCCTACCTTCAGGGCAGGTTTCCTTATTTGTATTCCAATTCTTGAAGCAAGTATACAGAATTTGTGGTTTCGGTGAGAAACAATACTTAATGCCTTGGAGATTAACATAAGTTAAATATATGGCTTTATTATGCTTAAGTTTGTATTCTGCATCTCTGGAGTTGAAGATAGTGATTTCTTTGTATTGATGTAGCTTGAACTTTTTTTTATGGAATCTGTATTTTTGATCTCTGTTAAGATTCTAACAGTTTGAAGTAGATTGTTTGAAATGCAAAGACTTCAAAATTATCCATGTACAGTTGAcagttttattattatattttgatTAGTTTTACTCTAGTTCTCCTATTAAAAGGCATAACTGTAACAATTTTCTGCTAGAGAGCATATAATAAATTTCTCCAGCAATAATTGCTGTTGTGCCTTTTCATCAAAAATAATGCTGTGTCTGTTAGTCTACCCTGTTCAGAGCTTTGAAATAACCAGTGTGTTTTTGGTGCCTGTGAAAAACACAACCTGCGGGTGGTACGAGTTGCAGCGCGATGGCGATGTCAGTAGCGTGGCACTGGTGTGACTGGAAATCTTCTGCCTCTTACCATTGACCTTCCCCCCAGCTCCCATCCCGAGCGTTAAGGCTGGTGATTCCTAGGATCAGTGATTCTGGTGAGGTTTAGATCTGTGCTGATGTTGAATTTATCTCCCAAAGATGTCGTCGGGGCTCGTGGCTTTTATAACTGCTGGTATGTAGGTCTGTTGCCATTAGGGGCTGGATGAATTGTTAGTGTCATAGTGCTTAGGTCAGAGCATTAGTTCAGATAGAAGTGGAACTAATAGTAAAATGCAGAGCAGACATTGAATTaaactttcaattaaaaaaaaaagttaatttaaatgTTTCATGAATTCATTAAAGAggaggtgtttttttgtttgagtcGGTTATCGACTAACGTTCTGGAGTCATTCTGTTGGTTGACTGTGTAATTCCAGCATTTTTATGGCTCACGTTTGTTGCAAATGTGTTTTCTCTATACTTATTTCCTTGACTTTGGTATAACTGTATGATCCTGCCATTTCTAAATTCTCAATGACTTCTTTTAGAAGATTTCATAGATAAAATATCATTTAATTTCCTTAGCTAAACAGTAGCTGATTTTCCTTGCTTAATACATAATATCCTTTGAaatgattttaataaaataattttaataataataagcaACTTAGCTAAattaggtttttttaatatacGTAGTCATTAGATAGAGGAAGAGGATGGACAGCTCAATGTAGTGAAGCCTCTTTTATGTAGTCAAGGtgatgctgcttttctttcacctcTGTTCTTTGAGGTTTCAATAGAAAAGAGTGAAACTTTCTTGGAATAATTGTGCCAGCGTGTTAGGCAATAAAGCTGTTTACTTGGATTCTTAAACATTTATGTATATGTCTTCAGGTGTCGAAAAGTAAAGCAATTACTGTCAGTCAGGAACTGGACTACTTTTGTTGTTCCCAGTGTAGCTTTCGCTTTTACGTGTAGCACAATAAACTCCGCTGTGAATTGTGAATTTCTAAAACAAAGTCATCACATTTGTTAAGTGAACAATAGAACTTTTTCACAGTTTCTCATGCCTaaattctgttttgcttctgGTGTCTCTTGACTGTTGGTATGTTGTCTTGGTAGCATCATGTGCTGAAATAGGCTATCTGAATTATGTTTTAAATACGTTCTTTTAATAATGGCTTAAAAACATGGGCTTTTCTTTGAGGATGGGTTTCCTTTGTAGGTAATCTTCTGTAGTTCAGACTGGCGTTTTGCTGTGAGCAGCATTATCAGAAAGACAGTTACTGGGTTCATCGGTTCACGTTTTGGTGATTGCCATCCTGTGTCACCTGGTTTCCATCTCCCGGGGCTGTGGCGTGCTGGAAGCCTGTGCCGGGCTCAGCAGAGCCTCCTCGTGCCTTTCTCCTGCTGAGGTGCTCGCTCACGCTGGGCACTGGGAGGAAGAATGGCACGTGCTCCTCAGCGTGGCTAACCTGAGTTGTACCAAGTGTGTTATCCCGTTGATGGTTAACATCAGTTAATCCTACAGCTTTCAGCTCTGGCATCGCCTGCGTGGCCCTTCTTTCATAACTGTCCTCTCATCGGTGCGGTCTCCTCCCTTGTTCTCCTGCGGCTTTGTGTTTCACTGTGATTGCGTTGGCTGAAAGTTTTGCTGAGATGGTTGCACAGTTGACTGCAGAAGTGATGGTGTTTTGCTGTCGTGAGTAGCTGAATCTACAAGTGAGCGGTGTCTCGTGAACGTTCAGGGTGGTGCTCTTGTGTTTCTTCAGGCCAGTTGTGTTTGTGTTGGTATCACTAAATGCTATGGAGTAAATCCCGCTCCTTTGACAGGATATTTCCAGTTGAAAGCTGAGATAACAATGAGGATATATTTGGGTATTTCCCCAaatcaagttgttttttttccctgcttttctgtttttctggcacTCTACCACCATCATCTCTATGCGGATCCTGGGAAGGGCTTTCATACTTGCTTTTAAAGTTCAAAAAATGCTTCAGgtgaagaacagaacagaaaggtcTTTACTGATATGGAAGAAACCATAATCTGCCCAAGTTGCAGATGTTTTGACGTGTTGTGGCAAGTTTTTACTCTATGGTATGCCAGCACACTTAATGCCACTTCTGGTTGGAATCTTAAGgcagtcatttaaaaaatgttgaagtaTTTGAGTTTGAACTTTGTGCCATATacgggttttttttccaaactaatGTTCTAAGTAGACATCAAACTAGGATGACTAAACCTGTGTTTCTGTAATTTACATTGCAACATACATGATTCGAAAGGTTAAGCAGGTGATTCTTAATTCCAGTTATTGCTGTATGTTTTCATTTATTGTTGACACACTGTTATTCCAAACAGACAGTGGAACTGTTCTCTGAAGTGGAAAGGAGATGACCTTTTGTCTGATGTCATGGAGAGTTCCTGTAAATAAAATTGAGGCTTTTTGCTGAAACAAGAGAGTCATCTATTGACTTGGAGTACTTGTGTGTTGAATAGATCAGAACTTAATTTACCTTAAGGGATGGTGGAAGCATCAACATGGCTTTGGACACAGAATTCTTCCTGGTATTTTAGACATAGCTGCTCTTGTCAGTGATCTCTAGCTTTTGCTTTACCATTGTAATTTGAGAAAATTTTTTGTCTAAGACGACGTTTCTAAAAAGTATACTGTTTTAGAAAGGTTTTAAAAATGACTTGTTTAATTGCATATTTGATCAAGCACAACACAGTACTAAAATCCAGACTTTACTGGAGTGGAACTTTTGTTTCTGCATGAAGACTCACTTTTGTCATCTGTCTGTCCCAGGTGGCAAGGCTGGCGGCTGTTTCTTCTGGTCTGCCATTTGCATGTGGTACTGTGTATGCAGCAACAGAAAAGGAATCAAAAAGTCAGGTGGTGAAGCCGAGTCAGGTAGGAATCTTACTGTTTGTCAGTCCTTAAAATAATACGAGAAGAATCTGCAGAATACCATCTCTTTCAGTTGAATTACATTACCCAACAAATAAAATACATAGCTAAGTAATATGTGGTAATAAAAATTACCTCCTACGTAAGTGACCACTGTAGCACATAAGAAACATGAAGCGTTACAATAGTAAGTTAGTAAagttttatctcattttcattCTGACATTGTTTCCAGACTGGAACCAGAAAAAGTAAAAGGGTATAATACTGATAATAATAGTCTTTTTCTACTGGACAATTTCTAGTAATACATCTGCATCTTCCAACTGTTCTTACTCATGCTTTTTCTGAATATAGGATATTTTTATCCTACTCAGTAATTCTTAGAACCTATACAAcactttcagttttcatttctaaAGAACTAACCTGTAGTCACACTTGTGTAAGGTaagttttttaatataaaagaccATAATTTGATACAGAGGTTTTATTTGCTGTAATGGAAACACAAAGGATTTGCAGTCTTGGGAAACGCTATTCAGTGTAAATACCAGTCAGTGTACAGAATGATCTCCCTGCTGtacagttctgcttttctttccagcttCCTATTTACTGTCCACCACCTCTGAATTCGAAATACATTGAAGAGCAGCCTGGTCACTTGCAGAAGCAGTTTTCTTCAGTAAGAAGGACAGCCGGCCGCTATGTTGGGTGGTGCAAGGTAAGAAATACCTGCATCCAAAATTTCCTGCAATTCCTGACAGCACTAGACTCAAACATGGAAAAACCAGCATACTTCCCCTGGAGTTTTTTGGCAGTTCCTTATCATTTCCGATGCAGAAATGAACCCTTCTcccatttttctctctgctgtgcttATAACTGGGAACCCGTGCGTTCTCCTTGTTCCCAAATCAAAAGGCGGTGAGATCAAAGAGGTCCGTTTCAGTCAATGCTAAGCTGGATCTAGGCCAAGCCACAATGCCAGGTTCAGAAATATCTCTTGGTTAACTTCGGCAGCAAGAGTTGCGTAGGTAAATTCTTGCTAGCAGAGCTGGATAGCATTTAGGAGTCTGAAATTCCAGGTTACCGTCCGCAGAGAGCGAGCGAGCAGCTTCCATGGGCAGGTTGAAAGACCTGATTTAGGTCCTGCAGGAAAGACAAACAGTGCATCCAGTATAACTGTTAAAGCAGGCTATTGCTTATGAGTCATCAAAAATACCTTGCAACTCTGCTCTTGAATATTCTAAGCACAGAAGGAAAGATGATACTGTCACCATTCTCTTAACTGCTGGTAAATGACAACTTTTTACCCTGGCTGTTGTTAGGATAACAGATTTTATGCTTGTATTTTTCTCTTACAAACAAAATAGACCATATTATTTGAAAATggcaaaggaataaaaatctgttcctatattttctgtaaattttgCTTCCATTGGTCTGTGAAAATTTTGTCAGTCACTGtgtaactgaaataatttaagTTACGTACCTGTATCGAACTTTTCCATGCCCTTAATCGTCAAGCGAGTGTTTCAGAGATTGACCAGCAGTGACCTCTGGTGGTGCAAATTCCGTGTTAATGTGAACAAGTGATTTTGATGAAATTACTCCAGGTGACATTCTTTCTCATTAATCTCCTAAGGAATCTGCATTTACTCAGTTTGTCTAGCAATTTGAGGACAAGAATACTGATAATAGGCTGGTAGAAGGCTTTTTCTGGACAAAGAAAAACTTGTAATGAGATAAATTGACCAATTTGAGGGGAGTAGTGCAAACTAGTTGAGCACACATCTTGGACCAAATCAATACTGCTTATCTTTAGCGAAACTGAGCATCATTTTTACAAACTAAAAGACAAGGTCAGTTTTACTGGGTAAGTCAGTCTCTCTAGGGCAGAGGAGGTTGtattttgtaatttaattttCTAATGTTACCCAGTTGGGGTCCGGATGGTTTGGTACCCTACAGTTTTGTTCCTGAGATGTCAATTTTGAAAGTGATCTTACTATCTTAAagagtttgtggggttttttttaattaaatatgagtgaaagtcttaaaaatataaacatggTAGTCAGAAAGAGGATAGATCTGAGCACAGCCGCTGTAGAAGTTCACTGATCTGGTTTGTTTCTATTTGAAGTTAACATAGTATTTCTTTGTCTCATTGTGCTGAGCTATATGTATCAACCAAGTAGTTTTGTACTGAAAACACCTACTTTTGCAAAgattttacatttgttttgttttgctgttggggTTTCTTTTAGGATGCCTTTGTCTTTCTTAAAAATGGAATAATGGATTCAGTTCAGTTTGGAAAAGGTAGGCAAGTCACATATTTCTGAACTGAGCATTTGCTGTTGTTTCTCCTTGCAACTTAGGAAGACGGTTGGAACAGCAAATTCTAGTtacggggggtggaggggggaaggGTGGAAGGGGAGTGCACTGGAATACTCACTGCAagtgtagaggaaaaaaaaaactgggaCCAGTGTTAATTCACTGTGGAGTTTCATTTCTGTTCTCAAATGAGAGAAATGACCAGTTAAATTGTATTTGTCATTCCTTTGATTTTAGCCTTGTTCTTAGCATCGTAGTGTCCCAGAATCACTGGAGTTGGAATCTCTGTAGATCCGTACGTCTCTCTGCAGAGGCAGCTCAGTCAATCATCTAGTCCAGTTGCCTGCTTAAAGCAGGGCCAAAGCAGGTCGCTTAAGTTTCTGTCCGgtcaggtcttgaacatctccagggatggaaatCCCATAACCTGTCTTAATTGTAAAACCGGCTTCTTAATTCCAGCAAAAGTTAGAAGCAGTATTTACTTTCAGGTTCGGTATCAGAAACTATATGTAAAAgctattttgctgaaaaatagTATATTTGGAGATTCCAAAATAATGTGTTGTCTGATTTAAGCTGTATTAACTCACAGTAAAATCAAAACTTTAAACtatgctttccttttcctttattaAGGACTAACATTTTACAGAACACAAAAAAGTATCCAAGAGAAAAATTGTTAACTTTCCTGCTGTGTTTTGAGGACTGTGATTCTGGTTCTGTCTAACACAGACTGCAGAGTGTGCACCTGGAAAATAAAGCATCTTCATTTATTAACAAAAAATTCAGTCTTGGAGTGTTTTCAGTTTGGGATAGTCATAATTTTACTTGCTTCTTTATTTCTTATGttggaagtaaaataaaatgattAATATTGACTTGCTATGCTTCTTaaaattttatcttctttttttatttaattctaaGATGCTTATGTTTACCTGAAGAATCCACCACCAGAATTTCTTCCCAAAGTTGGTGTAATTACAATATCAGGCTTAGCTGGCGTAGTGCTAGCAAGAAAAGGTAGGGgtttttgcttattttcattaCTGGTGTGTTAAATATGTAGCATGTAGTAATTTTAATGGTCAGgagatttttctgaaatatagGCAACAACCTATTTaacaactgttaaaaaaaaaaagtccttcctgATAAATTGAAGGGAtgttattaaatatttcttttagaGGCTGGCTAAGACCTAGTATACACAGCAGGACTATGTAGTCATTGTTAATGACTGTATAATTGACTAATTTTCATTTTCCACCATTTTTAATGGCAGAATCAACAGAAATTCGAAGCAGGACACTTGCTTTGAGTTTGATGATTATTGGTTTTCAGAAGCAATGTACGTATGGGAGGCTGTGGCTGTGGCGACACAGACACAAGAAAATACACATTGGAAGGCATGATTTTGGCAGCTTTGAAGCCAAAAGGATAATCTGATAGACACTGCCACCTCTCAGACGAACAGTGGGAGAATAATACTTAAACTGCTAGAAGATATTTTTCAGATAATGTTGATCTGTAATACCTGAGTGTTTGTCTATCTGAATGTTTCACAAAGCAAACGGATTAATCAAAATATTGGCAGATTAGTAGAAGCATGCTGCTTGTGTCCCTGTTATTTGTTGGtggacagatttaaaaaaaaaaaaaaaaaaaaaaaaagacctgggCTTGAGAATCTGTCATCAGGGGTCCTTGTCAGCAAACGGGAACCAGAGCTTGGCCCAGCTGTGCTCACGTTTAACGAAGAGGCCCCGGTttgcaggctcctggctgctccAAATTCTGCAGCCTGTGTCCCCAAGAGTGCGCATGTTGCTGGTGAAGATCCACAGCAGCTCCTAAATGACACAGACGTCCTTCTCATTTTTCACAATATTGGAAAGTCTGATTGGGGATTGTTTCTCATTCAAGGAACTAATGTTCAGAGTATCAGTATGTCCTGCAAATGTGACTGCACTAAACTATAATCAgactctgtattctctctcccaGTCGTTATGGAGATAAGTTTGATGTAAACAATGATTAGGGGTTAACAGTTGCATTTAATTGATACAACTGCTTAGCTTTACATTTCATTAGTGTCtaattatttgaaatatttggCTTTGTGTAGGTTCTAGATTTAAGAAAATTGCTTATCCACTGGGACTTACAACTTTAGGAATTTCTGTTTGTTACCCAGCTCAGTCAGTGGTAATTGCTAAGGTAAGTTTACTTGCATTTTAATGTTGAATTAACAGTGAATTTAGTGATACCTTTCCATATTCATTTCGCTTGAATTAAGCATCATGGGCTTAGGAGTCAGAATTCACACACACCTTCATTAAAACATATAACGCATCACAGGTGTCACTTGCATAACTACAAGAAATGGATAAAATTAatgaatttaaaaatgcatttgtataACCTCTCAATTTTTAATCCTCATTTCTCAAAGAAATGAAGATTCTTTTATCTTGctgaaataaaagtaaagaaaaaacaaagtcttACCGGACTTGATAGATTTACAGTTTGAGATACTGTACATCTCTTGTTAGAATTCCTTGTTTTCCAGTTACTGCCATCTTGCAGTTGTCGCCTGATTAGAATGTCTTAGCTGTTTATGTAAAAAGCAGCACTATACTTAGTATTTTGTGTGTGAAACTTTTTGCACACAGTACTTTTCTACACAAAAAGTGAATTGAAAAGCAGGACATAAAGTCTATATATCGCTTCCTTCTCTAGTTTTTCAGTGTTTCCCTATTAAGAAAAGCACACACTACTTCAGAAGAATTCTTTATAATTTCTTGATGAAATttgtatttatagttttaaaactgCACTTGTGTTAAATTGATGAGATAGGAAAATCTAGTTCAGTTAGTTGTGTTTGGTTCTAGGACTTATAAATCTTTTGGTTAAGCGATCAGATTTAAGTTTTGACAGATTTGTGGAACATTATTGTGAAGtctgattgaaaaaaaaactACTATTGAATCTCTAACTTACCATCATGATGAGTCAGTTGTTATTGTTACTAATTTTAGTATGTCGTTTTAGTGTGGTATTTTTATACTTCCAGAGTTCTTAGGAAGGTATCACAGACTTATACGGTGGTTAAAATCTCGGGGCAATATTATATTTCTAAactggtgtgttgtttttttcttatatgcAAATCAATGAGGATCACAGTGTCTCAAGAGGCAGTGGGATTTCTTGACTTAAATGTCGGGGTGGGAAGATGGCGAAATGAGTGGGTGCGCTACACTACGTCATGACCTATCTGAGGAAGCTGAATCCTTGTTTCTTATCTACTTACATGATGTATCCCCCTTTTGCACCTTTCTTTGCGGTTGCGCCTGTGAAATAGTCTGTTTTTACAGAGCCTTTGTAAAGGTATTACATAGCTACTGCAGTAttataaaattactttttggaAACAGACTGAAGAGTTTGGCCGTTGGTAAAACAAAGCACTGCTCACTAACACAGGCCAGCTCATcttctggggctttttttctgtagtgttaCTGCCTTTGATCATTTCCAGCATAGCGAGACAAGTTTGGATCCTTtaaaactgctgctgcagcctaTTGTGCTAACACTGCCAAAACACTATTTGCTGATGAGGTTTTGATTCCATTTTGAGTAGGTGGATGTAGCATGTGAATGCTACCTGTGGATTTCTAATACCAATTTAAACATTATTTAGGATTTGCTTGATGTGAAAGAAATGTGCACTAGATCTTGAAAAGCAGGTGATTAAAATGTCTTAGTAGGGGGTGAAGAATGTTCTCATGCAAAGAAGATGGATTTCATTTGGATGGTCTGTGTATCTTGGTATTTTTTAAGCTGTCAAAttacattttcctaaaaaaatagGTAACAgggaaaaagatattttctgcAAGCCATCAAACCTATGAAGCTGTGCGATCACTGTGGGCAAAAAAGGAAGACGTCACCAAGGTAGGCTTTCTGAAGTAATGACTGTAACTCATACATTCAGAGGGAGAAAGAAGTAGATTAGAAGGTGAAGAGCTATTCTGCTGATACTGTTGAAGATTACTAATTGTGTTCAGTGAGGCACAAAACCCCATCTGATATTTTTGTAACTTCAGTGATTGATGTTGTATTTGTTACACCTTTCAGACCAACAGATATTGAGATCCCCTATGTAGTCCCACAATACATGCGAGATGCATAAGTGAAGGCTGAG
The Opisthocomus hoazin isolate bOpiHoa1 chromosome 14, bOpiHoa1.hap1, whole genome shotgun sequence DNA segment above includes these coding regions:
- the APOOL gene encoding MICOS complex subunit MIC27, whose amino-acid sequence is MAAKVARLAAVSSGLPFACGTVYAATEKESKSQVVKPSQLPIYCPPPLNSKYIEEQPGHLQKQFSSVRRTAGRYVGWCKDAFVFLKNGIMDSVQFGKDAYVYLKNPPPEFLPKVGVITISGLAGVVLARKGSRFKKIAYPLGLTTLGISVCYPAQSVVIAKVTGKKIFSASHQTYEAVRSLWAKKEDVTKLQQESKSVRQEDKKKKDISSTKPESVIESRSFNRTESSPVESWSSKDTMPSSGTVKKPKFKPDPKLMDHGQSSPEDVDMYSTRS